CCGGCACATCCGGCAGGCTGTAGTCGGCCAGCACCGGCACGAGCTGCCCGCTGCGTAGCTCTTCCTCGATCAGGAATTCCGGCATGAAGGCCAGGCCCTTGCCCGCCACGGCGGTGGCCCGGATGATGTCACCGTTATTGGCGGAAAAGCTGGGATGGATCTTCTGATAGGTGATCTCGTTGCCGATCTGGAACGGCCAGGTGCCACTGCCGCGCATATTGGTATAGTGCAGGCAGCGATGCGCGGCCAGTTCAGCGGGTTTCAACGGCACGCCATGCTGCGCCAGATACGCCGGTGCGGCAACGATATGGATGCGCGCGCCATGCAGCCGCCGCACCACCAGACTGGAATCGTCGAGATCGCCGATGCGGATGGCCGCGTCGAAACCATCCCCGATCAGATCAGAGCATTTGTCATCCAGCACCGCCTCCAGCTGCACATCGGGATAGTCTTCCATGAACTGCACGATATGCGGTTGCAGCACCTTCATCGTATAGGCGATGGGCGAGCCGATCTTCAGCGGGCCTGCAATATGGCTTGAGGTGCTGCGCACCGCCTCGTTGGCCTGCTCCAACTTGTCCAACACATCCTTGACCTTGGTGTAATATTCCACGCCAAGCGCCGTGGGCCGCACCGAGCGGGTGGAGCGGGTCAGAAGCCGCGCCCCAAGGCTGGTTTCCAGATCCGCTATGTATTTGCTGGACATGCTTTTCGAGATGCCCATGCGGCGCGCGGCAGCGGCAAAACTGCCTTCGTCGACGATGTGAAGATAGGTCTGAAGGATGGTCGTATCCACGGGGTGGCTCCGGGTCTTGGGCGCAGCACGGACTGGCTGGTCCATGGGGATACACCCCAAGGCCAGCGATTTGCCAGTAACATTCTGGTATGTCAGGCTTCCCCAGCAGCACAGGGGATCTGGCCGGACCGATCAAAAGCGGCGCATCAGCCCTTGGCCTGAAGGAATTGCGCAATCCGGCTCAGTTCCTCGGGGCGCACCTCATGCCCACCGTCATGCAGCGCCAGATCGGTCTGGCTGCCCTGTGCGGTGAAATAATCGGCCAGCGCCTTAGTCAGCGGCAAGGGGCAGATCGGGTCGCGCTTGCCCGCCGTGATCAATACGGCGGTCTTTGCAAGCCCCGCAGCAGGCTCCGGCGTCCAGGGGATCAGCGGGTGCATCAGCACCACCCGGTCAAACAGACCGGCGGCCCCAAACAGCACCGAGGCCAGAATATTCGCGCCATTGGAATAGCCAAGGCCATAAACCGGCGCTGTGGGATGCGCCGCAGAATGCGCGCGGATGAAGGCGGTCATCTGCACGCTGCGCCGGGCCAGATCCGCCATATCATAGACGCCCTCCCCCGTGCGGCGGAAAAAGCGGTTGGCCCCATGTTCCGAGACATCGCCCCGCGGCGCAATGATGCCCGCCTGCGGCAGCATCTGGTCGATCAGGCCGAAAAACTGATGCTCGTCTCCGCCGGTGCCGTGAAAGGCAAACACCAGAGGCGCATCGCCCACCGGGGCTTTTGCCAGATGCAGATAGCTGGACAGTGCCATGTCAGGCTCCTTTTCTGTGGAAGGCGGCACCCGCCTGCGCGGGTGCCAAAGCTCAATCGACAATCGGCGTCAGCACACGTTCAATCTGCCCGCGCAGATGTTCGTGCTGTTTGGGCAGCTTCAACGCCTCGCCCAGATGCGCCGTGTCTTCATCGCGATCAAAGCCCGGCTCGTTGGTGGCAACCTCGAACAGAACCCCACCCGATGTGCGGAAGTAGATCGCATGGAAATAGTCGCGGTCGATGACCGGGGTCACGTTATAGCCGGTGTCCATCAGCGCCTTGCGCACCTCCAGCTGGGCCGCACGATTTTCTACCGCAAAGGCCACATGATGCACCGAACCTGCGCCTTGCCGGGCAGGCGCAGCACCGGGCAGCACCTCAAGGTCGATCACATCGGCCCCATTGCCGCCCTTGACCGCAAAGCGCGTTACATCGCCCTGCCGGTCCTGCGCCTCATAGCCCATGAAACCCAGCAACTCCGCCATGGCCCCGCCATCGCGCAACCGCATGCTCACGCCGTGAAAGCCATGCACGCCCTCGGCCTGCGGCACCGGGCCACCATCAAAGGCGGGGCGGCTGTCGCCCTCCACCTCGGACAACACAAAGCCCTCGCCATCCGGCCCATGGAAGCGCAAACGTTTCTGGCCAAAAGCTTCATGCGCCGACAGCCCGCTGACGCCATGATTGCCCAGCCGGTCTGCCCAATAGGGCAAGCTGCCTTTGGGCACCGAAAACACGGTCTCCGCCACCTCGCCCGCCCCACGGCGGCCTTTCACGATGTGCGGAAACGGGAAATAGGTCATCACAGAGCCGGGCGCGCCGGTCTCGTCGCCGTAATAGAGGTGATACACATCCGGCGCATCGAAGTTCACCGTTTTCTTCACCCGGCGCAGGCCGAGGGTTTTGGTGAAGAAGCTGTTGTTCTCCTGCGCATCCGCCGCCATCGACGTCACATGGTGCAGGCCTTTGATCTGGCTGAGCATGGGGTGTTCCTTGCAATGGGGCGCTTTGCCCCGGTCCGTTTCGCTTGCAAGGAAGATGGGCTGCCTGAGCCCGAAACAGAATAATCATAATGTGGCATTGTTTATTTCACACAGTACAATAATCGAGCGGTGCCGCAGAAATCATAAAGGCGCCCGCGTGATGCGGGCGCCTGTGGGGCCTTGCGGCCAGAACGCGATCAGCGGTTGCCGCGTGCGTCATCAACGATGCCCGAGGACGGGAATTTGGACACGGTCACGACATCATCGGCAGCTTTGCCCATGCGCGACAGCTCTTTGGTCGAATTCACGGCAGAGGCTTTGACCTCGACTGGGGTGCCTTGGGTGTTTGCAGCGGTCACACCGGCAAAATCGGGACGCTCGCGGCCGCTTTCAAAGCTGGCAGCATTGGCAACACCGGCCACAAGCACAAGGGCGGTAACGGCAGTGGTAAAAAGTTTCATGGTCGTCTCCTGTCTAGGGTTCAGACGCTCGCTGCGTCTTGTGACATGGAGATAGTCGGCTGGGTTGGCCGTGATTAGACCGTCTTTGTCGCATTCTCAGTTCGATGAGGGCGCATATTGTCGGTTTCGTGATCGTCCCGTGAATATCGCATAGAGATATGACACAGGTATGACAGCGGCGCAGATAATGCCTGTCACCTCACCCCAACAGATCGGTTGCCGGATTGTCCGAAATCTCGACATCCGCATAATAGCGTTGCGCCTGTATGGCCGAACGGTGCAGCGACAGCTGCATCGCTGCCGCCAGCGGTGCCCCGTCCAGCGCGGCCTGCGTCAGAAAGCCCGCGCGCAGCCCATGCGCGGTGGCGTAATCGGCGGGCAGACCCGCGAGTTGCAGCCGGTGTCGCAGGATCACCCGCATCGCATCGGGGGCCAGCCTGCGCGGCAAGACCCGCCCTGCCCGGCTGATTGGCCGGAACAGCGGCCCTTCCTCAATTTGTGTCGCCTGAATCCAGCCGATCAAGGCGCGTGCTGCGCGACCCTTGAGGGGCAGACGTGGGGCGGCGCTGCGGTCAGTTGTCTTGGTGTCCAGCAAGCGCAACCAGATCACACCTTTCGCATCAAATTCGCCCAGCTCGATGTCTTCACGATACAGCGCCACCACTTCGCTCCGCCGCCGCCCGCCCGATGCAAAGGCAAGGCTGAGCATCGCCCGATCCCGCAGCCCGCGCAGGCTGTCGTCACAGCTTGCCAGCACCTGCTCCAGTACGGCACGGGTGATCGGGCGCGGCGACTTTGGCACTCGCGGACGCGCCACGGCCCGGCGCGCCTTGATCCGCGCCTGCGCCACCAGCGGAGCCTCGAACGGCGAGGCGAGGTTTTTCATCCGGTGAAAGGCGCGCCAGCTGGCGATACGCCGGTCCAGCGTGGCGGCTGCCGGGCAATCAAGGCTGCGGCGCAAACCTGCGGCCATCAGCGCCTCGGCGGTCTGCCGCGCCGGGTTGGCCGCACCGCCCGCCAGATCAACCGAATGATCGAGGATGAAGCGCAGCGCCACCCGCTCGCTTTCCGGCCACACCAGCGGCGCATCAAAGGCGGCTGCCTTCCAAGCGGTAATATAGGCCAGATCCCGCTCCCACGCGCGGAGCGTATTGGCAGGGGTGCCACGCCGATACAGTTCGGTCAGCGCAGCCTCGTCCTCGGCGGCCAATGTGGTGGGCAACAGTCCAGCCGGCCCCATCATGGCATCCCCCTGCCCAAGGGACATCCAATTGATCTGCCTATGGTTTTCAGAATTGCCAATTGGCAATTACCGCTTCTGATACTGCGCGGCAAGAAACGCATCCAAAGCCGCGCGCAGGGCCGCCTCTGGCATGGATTCCTTGAATTCCAGCAGAACCTTCCCAGCCCTGCGCCGCATCTCCAGCCCCGGCGCCTTGGGATCGGGGCGGAACATGGTGCTGCTGCGTGCCGGCCGCGGGCCCTCTGCCGCAGCCTTAAGCCGGGCAACCACCGTGGGCGCCAGCACCGGCGCAATCTTGCCCTGACGCGCCAGCGCCTGTTCCCCCGCCAGCTTTGCCGCCGCCGCAAGAACCGCACCCGCCGTAGCGTCATCACTCAGCAACGGGCGCAGGGTCCGGGCGTGCAATTCGCGCAGATCGCGGATCGACGCAAAGGCCGCCACAATCGCGGGCGGCAGTTCGGCCAGTTTGAGGTAGCGCGACAACCACGCTTCCGAAACCTCCAGCCGCTCGGCCATCGCCTTTTGACTGCCGCCGTAATAGTGATCCAGCGCCCCGGCATAATCGCGCGCCCGCTCCAGATCCGAAATATCCTCGCGGTCGCGGTTTTCCAGATCGGCCAGGCGGAAGGCCTCTTCATCCGTCAGATCACGCACTTCGATCAGATAGCGGAACTGCGGATAGTTATGCGCCTTGAGCCAGGTGACGGCGAAATGCCGCCGCGCGCCGCAGATCACCTCATATTCCGCGCCGTCCTGCCGCGCAGGTGCGCCCGCGGGCAGACGCCGCACGACCGCCGGAAACTCCTGCCGCCCCTGCGCCCGCATCGACGAGATCAGGTCATCGCAGTTTTCCGGCGTCAGCTCGGCATAGGCGCGGTTGTGGCGCGCCCACATCACGCAGACCTCCGGTTCGACCCAGCGCAGCAGCTTCTCCTCCCGCTCGCCGCTTTCTGCCAAAGCGTTGGAGCGTTTCAGAAACCGCGCCCCGCCCCGGTCATCGCTGATCGGTTTGGCGTCGATGCCTTTCAGCACATCGTCAAAAATCGCGTCATGGCGTTTGCTCACAGCAGGCCCTCCTTGCGCAATGCCTTGTGATGGCTGGGCCAGCACTTGCGGATCAAAAGCTCCACCTCGCGGCCCACGGCATCCAGATAGGCCCGGCAGCGGCGATGGGTTTCGGTGCGGGTCGCGGCCCCGGTCAGTTCGTAAACCGTGGCCAGATTGGCGGTTGCATTGTCGATTTCCGCGCTGTCCTTCAGCACGGCCTGAAGCATGTCCTGCGGGAATACCGCATCCATCATGCGTTTGATCGCGAGATGCGCCGATTTCTGATCGTTCATCTTGGAGGCCAGGATCTTGACGAAATGATAGCTGCGTTCGCCGCCATGCCGCGCCAGTTCTGCCGACGTGGTTTCCAGCATCTTGAGGAAATGGGCGGTAGAGCCGAAATCAATGTT
The Gemmobacter fulvus genome window above contains:
- a CDS encoding alpha/beta hydrolase; its protein translation is MALSSYLHLAKAPVGDAPLVFAFHGTGGDEHQFFGLIDQMLPQAGIIAPRGDVSEHGANRFFRRTGEGVYDMADLARRSVQMTAFIRAHSAAHPTAPVYGLGYSNGANILASVLFGAAGLFDRVVLMHPLIPWTPEPAAGLAKTAVLITAGKRDPICPLPLTKALADYFTAQGSQTDLALHDGGHEVRPEELSRIAQFLQAKG
- a CDS encoding LysR family transcriptional regulator encodes the protein MDTTILQTYLHIVDEGSFAAAARRMGISKSMSSKYIADLETSLGARLLTRSTRSVRPTALGVEYYTKVKDVLDKLEQANEAVRSTSSHIAGPLKIGSPIAYTMKVLQPHIVQFMEDYPDVQLEAVLDDKCSDLIGDGFDAAIRIGDLDDSSLVVRRLHGARIHIVAAPAYLAQHGVPLKPAELAAHRCLHYTNMRGSGTWPFQIGNEITYQKIHPSFSANNGDIIRATAVAGKGLAFMPEFLIEEELRSGQLVPVLADYSLPDVPVNLVYPTRKNMTAALRAFLDFMGGLQLS
- a CDS encoding tyrosine-type recombinase/integrase, coding for MMGPAGLLPTTLAAEDEAALTELYRRGTPANTLRAWERDLAYITAWKAAAFDAPLVWPESERVALRFILDHSVDLAGGAANPARQTAEALMAAGLRRSLDCPAAATLDRRIASWRAFHRMKNLASPFEAPLVAQARIKARRAVARPRVPKSPRPITRAVLEQVLASCDDSLRGLRDRAMLSLAFASGGRRRSEVVALYREDIELGEFDAKGVIWLRLLDTKTTDRSAAPRLPLKGRAARALIGWIQATQIEEGPLFRPISRAGRVLPRRLAPDAMRVILRHRLQLAGLPADYATAHGLRAGFLTQAALDGAPLAAAMQLSLHRSAIQAQRYYADVEISDNPATDLLG
- a CDS encoding ParB/RepB/Spo0J family partition protein, which gives rise to MSKRHDAIFDDVLKGIDAKPISDDRGGARFLKRSNALAESGEREEKLLRWVEPEVCVMWARHNRAYAELTPENCDDLISSMRAQGRQEFPAVVRRLPAGAPARQDGAEYEVICGARRHFAVTWLKAHNYPQFRYLIEVRDLTDEEAFRLADLENRDREDISDLERARDYAGALDHYYGGSQKAMAERLEVSEAWLSRYLKLAELPPAIVAAFASIRDLRELHARTLRPLLSDDATAGAVLAAAAKLAGEQALARQGKIAPVLAPTVVARLKAAAEGPRPARSSTMFRPDPKAPGLEMRRRAGKVLLEFKESMPEAALRAALDAFLAAQYQKR
- a CDS encoding VOC family protein; amino-acid sequence: MLSQIKGLHHVTSMAADAQENNSFFTKTLGLRRVKKTVNFDAPDVYHLYYGDETGAPGSVMTYFPFPHIVKGRRGAGEVAETVFSVPKGSLPYWADRLGNHGVSGLSAHEAFGQKRLRFHGPDGEGFVLSEVEGDSRPAFDGGPVPQAEGVHGFHGVSMRLRDGGAMAELLGFMGYEAQDRQGDVTRFAVKGGNGADVIDLEVLPGAAPARQGAGSVHHVAFAVENRAAQLEVRKALMDTGYNVTPVIDRDYFHAIYFRTSGGVLFEVATNEPGFDRDEDTAHLGEALKLPKQHEHLRGQIERVLTPIVD